A section of the Lynx canadensis isolate LIC74 chromosome A1, mLynCan4.pri.v2, whole genome shotgun sequence genome encodes:
- the LOC115508652 gene encoding uncharacterized protein LOC115508652, translating to MPSFRHQEERKRKTQAATTLEPEDAVRPPGGRSFPRVAGAVGVGEQPKESPTAPAPEGLGWYFPVPVQNPSWPHSLVPELSAGDFQEEGHGSSNSFRLTRGSGEVTTAPWARPAMPISGTTFTFRSGDRRMFSNAALGKDFRREGLEREAYFRLPRCRPSGQPAPTVPSPGAATAAALASTPNPGEPGRCSERSPCRWPPACAGHRLSHHFPLVVSLLQA from the exons ATGCCCAGTTTCAGGCACC aagaagaaagaaaaagaaagacacaggcaGCCACCACCCTGGAGCCGGAAGACGCGGTGAGACCCCCAGGGGGCAGATCCTTCCCGCGGGTGGCAGgggccgtgggggtgggggaacagccAAAGGAGAGTCCGACGGCACCCGCGCCAGAGGGGCTAGGCTGGTATTTTCCCGTGCCCGTGCAGAACCCAAGTTGGCCCCACTCCCTAGTTCCAGAGCTTTCAGCAGGTGACTTTCAGGAAGAGGGGCACGGCAGCAGCAACAGCTTCCGGCTCACGCGTGGGTCGGGCGAGGTGACCACCGCCCCCTGGGCCAGACCGGCGATGCCCATTTCCGGGACGACCTTCACGTTCCGGTCGGGCGATCGTCGGATGTTTAGCAACGCCGCACTCGGGAAGGATTTTCGTCGGGAAGGGTTGGAACGGGAAGCGTATTTTCGCCTCCCCCGCTGCAGACCGTCGGGCCAGCCAGCCCCAACCGTCCCGTCTCCCGGGGCGGCCACGGCAGCAGCGCTGGCGTCCACTCCAAATCCTGGCGAGCCCGGGCGGTGCTCGGAGCGCAGTCCCTGCCGCTGGCCTCCTGCCTGCGCCGGGCACCGCCTTTCACACCACTTTCCCCTCGTCGTGTCGCTTTTACAAGCGTGA